Proteins found in one Plasmodium knowlesi strain H genome assembly, chromosome: 12 genomic segment:
- a CDS encoding eukaryotic initiation factor 4a, putative yields MSTKDEKFTNENDIEGNTEEIVDTFDALGLNEKLLRGIYSYGFEKPSAIQQRGIKPILNGYDTIGQAQSGTGKTATFVISSLQLINYDVVACQALILAPTRELAQQIQKVVLALGDYLKVKCHACVGGTVVREDIDKLKQGVHMVVGTPGRVYDMIDKRHLGVDRLKLFILDEADEMLSRGFKAQIYEVFKKLVPDIQVALFSATMPQEILELTTRFMRDPKTILVKKDELTLEGIRQFYVAVEKEEWKLDTLCDLYETLTITQSIIYCNTRKKVDILTQEMHNRLFTVSCMHGDMDQKDRDLIMREFRSGSTRVLVTTDLLARGIDVQQVSLVINYDLPTSPDTYIHRIGRSGRFGRKGVAINFVTNDDKEKDKLKKIESYYSTQIEEMPLEVADYL; encoded by the exons ATGAGCACCAAGGACGAAAAATTTACCAATGAAAATGACATTGAAGGAAATACTGAAGAAATCGTTGACACATTTGACGCACTTGGCttgaatgaaaaattattaagaGGTATTTATTCCTACGGTTTTGAAAAACCATCAGCCATTCAGCAAAGAGGTATTAAGCCAATATTGAATGGATACGACACCATTGGTCAAGCACAATCGGGAACGGGAAAGACTGCCACCTTTGtcatttcttctcttcagtTAATTAACTACGATGTTGTTGCATGCCAGGCTTTAATTTTAGCCCCAACCCGTGAGTTGGCTCAACAAATCCAGAAG GTTGTTTTGGCCCTGGGAGATTACCTCAAGGTTAAGTGCCACGCTTGTGTCGGAGGAACCGTCGTGCGAGAAGACATAGACAAACTGAAGCAAGGTGTGCACATGGTTGTTGGAACCCCTGGTAGAGTGTACGATATGATTGACAAGAGGCACTTGGGAGTGGATAGGTTgaaattattcattttggaTGAGGCAGACGAAATGCTCTCTAGAGGATTCAAGGCACAAATATatgaagtttttaaaaagttggtCCCAGATATCCAGGTTGCCTTGTTCTCTGCCACGATGCCACAGGAAATTTTAGAACTGACCACCAGATTTATGAGAGACCCAAAAACTATATTAGTCAAAAAGGACGAATTAACGTTGGAAGGTATCCGACAATTTTACGTGGccgtggaaaaggaagaatggaaaTTAGACACCTTATGTGATTTATATGAAACACTAACCATCACCCAGAGTATTATATATTGTAACACCAGAAAAAAGGTCGACATTTTAACCCAGGAAATGCACAACCGACTTTTTACCGTATCCTGCATGCATGGTGATATGGACCAGAAAGACAGAGATTTAATTATGAGAGAATTTAGGTCGGGCTCAACAAGAGTTTTGGTTACCACCGATTTGTTAGCTAGAGGTATTGATGTCCAGCAAGTGTCCCTAGTCATTAACTACGACTTGCCCACCTCGCCCGACACGTACATTCACAGAATTGGTCGTTCCGGTCGATTCGGTCGTAAGGGAGTTGCCATCAACTTTGTCACCAACGACGACAAGGAGAAGGACAAGTTGAAGAAAATCGAGTCCTACTACAGCACGCAAATTGAGGAGATGCCTTTGGAG GTTGCGGATTATTTGTaa